The following is a genomic window from Candidatus Hydrogenedentota bacterium.
TGACGACAGCACGATCTCGCGAATCGTGACCGGCCTCGGGCTCTTCTTCGTCAACACCGGCGGCTCGCCGGACGCCCCGTACCTCTGGGCCGTGCGCCAGGGCGGCGTGGGAGACGTCACGGACACGCACGTCGTCTGGAAGATGACCGAAGACGTGCCGCTCAAGGCATCGCCGCTCCTCGCCGGCGATTTGCTCTACACGATGAGCGACAAGGGCATGCTCCTGTGCATCGAAGCGAGCACGGGGGCAATCGTGTGGTCCCAGCGCATCCGCGGCGACTACGGCCCGTCGCTCTTGCAGGCCGGGAACCGGATTTACATCCTCAGCATGAAAGGCACAACCACCGTCATAGAGCCGGGCCGCGCGTTCCGGCAATTGGCGGTCAACCAGCTCGACGGCCGTTTCGGCGCGTCCCCCGCCGTAACGGGCACATCGCTCCTTCTCCGCAGCGAAACGCATCTGTATTGCATACGGGAGAAGCAGCCGCAGGCGGAATGACAAGGATGCCCGCCAGGCCCCGCGCCGACAGGTGAAACCCCGCTCCAAAAGGCGAACCATCACGGGGCAGGGACGCGAACCAGCCGAAGGCCCCTGCCGTTTTCCCGGCCCTCCGGCGCATCCCAGAACCGGTAGGCGGAGCGGCAGAACCTGGGTTGGGTGTCCCAAGACCCGCCCCGCAGCACGCGATACGCGTTTTTCGCGCCATTCTCGGGGTCGTTCCCCGGACAGCGCTGGTAATAGTCGCTCGCATACCAATCCGAGCACCATTCCGACACGTTCCCATGCATGTCGTAAATGCCCCAGGCGTTTGCCGGGAAACTGCCCACCTCCGCCGTCTTCCCCCGATAGGTCCCCTGCCGTCCGCTCCCATACGCATAGTTGCCGTCGTAGTTCGCCTGCTCCGTCGAAATCGTCTCGCCAAAATGGAATGGCGCAGTCGTTCCCGCGCGGCACGCATACTCCCATTGCGCTTCGGTCGGCAGCCGGAAGCCGCCGCTCACGCGGCTGTTCAGCCTCTCAAGGAACTCCTGGCAGTCCCCCCACGACACCTGCTCCACGGGCAAACGCGGGTCGCCCGTGAAGTGACCCGGGTTGTTTCCCATCACCCGCTCCCATTGCCCCTGTGTCACCTCATGCTTGCCCATCCAGAAACCCTGCGTCAGGGTCACCTGATGTTGCGCCTCGTCATCATTACGCCCCGCCTCGCTTGCCGGGCTGCCCATCGTGAATGTCCCCGCGGGTATCCAAACCAGTTCCAGCGTCACGCCGCCGCCAAGGTCCACCGTCTGCACGTCGCCGGGCTTCCGCTGGCCTGAATAGCGGACCACGAGAATCAGCGCTACAAAAACCGCCGCGATAGCAAGCAACGCCCAGGCGGCGCGTGGACCAGCCTTGCTCCGCTGGCGCCCGTCTTCCCCGCGTTTGCGCTGCTCTTCCTCGCGTACGCGGCGGGCCGCCTGCTCTTGCCGCCGCGCTTCGGCCGCGGCGCCGGAGAAGTCGTGTATCAACGCCGCACAGGTCGCGGGGCGGCGCTCAATCTCCTTCGCCAACCCCGCCAGCAGGGCCGTGTTCACATGCTCCGGCACGCCTTCGATGGGTTCCGGCGGCTTGCGCAGAATCTGCAGCGACAGGTCGCCGCCCGCAAACGGCGGCTCGCCGCTCAACAACTCGTACAGCGACGCGGAGAAGGAGTACACGTCATTGCGCGAGTCGTTCCGGTGCGCTTTCTCGTTCATCACCTGCTGCGGGCTCATGTACGCCAGCGTGCCGCTCGTCGCGTGGCCCGTGCGCCGCGTCTCCGTGTCCTTGATGACCCGCGCGATGCCGAAATCCACCAGCTTCACCGTGCCGTCGTCCGCCAGCAGCATGTTGCCCGGCTTCACGTCCCGGTGCAGCACCTTCCTCCCGTGCGCGTAGTCCAGCGCGTCCGCCAACTGACGCGCCCACGGCAGCACCTCCCCCAGCGGGAACGGCCCCTCCCGCGCGCCCAGGCAAGCCGAAAGCGGCTTGCCCGCCACGTATTCCATCGAGACGAAGCCCAGTTCGCCCTGCTGGTGGAAATCGAACACGCCCACGATGTGCGGATGCCGCAGTTCGCGCGTAATGACCACCTCGCGCTTCAGGTTCACGATTGCGGCGGCGTCCTCCGCCAGTTCCGGCCGCAGCATTTTGAGCGCGACCGGCCGGTTGTCGAGCGTGTGGTCCTCGGCCAGCCAGACCTCGCCCATGCCGCCCGCGCCAATCTTCCGCACGAGCCGGAACCGGTCCCCGAGCACCACCTCGGCGCGCAGGTTGACGAAGGTCGGCATATCGCCGTCGAAATCGACGCTGCTCATCAGGCGCTGTCCCTCCCGCGAAACGGCGCGCTGTGAAACCGGCGCGCCCCCGCGGTTGTGACCCCGGCGCCCCACCCCGGCGCGCACGGGCGCGCCGCCCATGCCGTAAGGGACGCCTCTGTCACAACCCAGGCTACTGTACACAACGCCAAGAGCAGTTTTCATGCCAGGGACTACACCGTGGCATGGACATCTTGCACATGCGCCTGGGCTATTTGATGACCCGCACGGGCGGGACGCCCGTGCCACGAGGGGGTTTCTTCGTGGGAACCGTGGTCTCAGCATCGGGCAGAAAACAGGAAGTGCCTGATATTTATCGCGGCCCGTTCAGTTCGCGTCCTCGCCGTTCTTCGCGAATGCGCCCAAGGCGGTCGCCAGATTCTTCTGCAATGGCGGCACGGCCGGATACCGGTTGAAATCCACGTGTCCATCCATGTACAGAATATTGGAGCCGCCGGGGACGTGGTTGTACGCGGAAACCACCGTGGATACGACATCCCACATGACGGGCACAGTGCTCTGGGCTTCAGCGGACGCCGCGGGGTTGTTGATGTCCGTGACCAGGAAACGCTCCACGCCCTCGCGCAAGTGATAAATCGTTTCGAGCCCGCCGTTGCCATTGCCAAAGTTGACGGGAACGTCCCCCGAAGCTGTCTTCCTCACCAGCGTATCCGCCTGAGAAGCGGGGACGGCCATTGCCTCAAGCAGTTTCTGGAAAAAGACGTAGTCCAGCAGGTCGAGCAGTTGCGCGGGCACACGAGCACCGCCCGGAACCCACGGGAACCAGGCAAGGAGCGGGGAACTGCCCCAGGTCCGGGTGGGATAGTCGTCGGCAATCCGGTCCAACAGCCACCCCAGATATTGATAGCTGCCGTCAATGAGAGAAACGCCGCGGTCATTGGATTCGCCGCCTCTGTTGAAGGGAATGTGGAATTCGTAGTCACCCGAGGTCCGGTTCTTGAGGCTATCGGAAGTGAACTTCGAATCCGAGGGACAGATGATGATATTCGGGTCGGTCAAGTACTCGGGATATACGGCGCTGACGCACGGACCCAAGGCCTGCACCAGTTCGACCGAGTAGGGGACCGGCGGCCAGCCGTAATCCCAGCCTTGATATGTCTGCTCGTAGGTCATCTGCAACGGGGGAAACCCCTCGCCCGGCGCTTCATTGGCGTACATCTTAAAAATCAGACCCCACTCCTTCAGGTTGTTCTGACAACTCGCCCTGCGCGCGGCCTCGCGAGCCCGGGCCAGCGCCGGCAGGAGTATTGCCGCCAGGATGCCAATGATGGCGATCACCACCAGCAGTTCTATCAGCGTAAAACCCTTTTCGCGAGTTCCCATGACCCGATTCCTCCATTCATTCGTCCCAGACGCCCTGCTCCCAGAACATCGAACTGCGTGCCGCGCGCGCCAAATGGACCCGCATGTGCGGCCACAGCGCAGGTTCAGCTACGTTTTAGCAGCTTCCGCCATGGCGCGTTTTTCATTTTCGACGGGGATTTGGCATTTTGTCACGCCGACGCCGGGATGCAAACGAGCCCGGCCAGACCGCGCCGCTATGCCTGCGTGGCACACACCTTTCTGGGGACGGTTACGGGCTTGTGCGCCCGTGGCGAGCGGCGGTAGATGGTGGGCGAAACGCCGCAGGTTCTGGCAAAGGCTCGTGAGAAGGACGACATATCCGCGTAGCCCACGTCGCCCGCGACCTCCGAAACGCTCTTCCCGGGTTCCAGTAGGAGCCGCTGCGCTTGGGCTATCCGCGCCAACTGCACATATTCTCTGAAAGGCACCCCCATTACGTTGTGAAACACGGCGCCAAAGTGGCTCTCCGACATGCCCACGGCCAGGGCAATCTGTTTCCGGTTCAGCGTGTGGCCCAGCCCCTTGCCCACCATCACGCAGGCCTGCGCAACAGCGCGTTCCTCCGGCGACATGCACACCGCTTCTACGTTGAAGACCGTCCCGGCTAACGCGCTCCGGAACCAGCCGGTGATGTCTTCCATGGTTCGAAGCCCCGAAAAGGACCGCATATAATCCAGTTTGATCCGCTCCACCTCCGTCTCACAGCATCGCGTTTCCCTGAGTCCGTCCAGGAAACAGTACACCATTTCCGTGAACAGCAGCCGGCGCGCATCGCAGTCCTGCGCCGGGCAGGTGTTCAACATCCGCAACATCATTTCAAAGACCCGGCCGACGGCCTGTCTGTCATCGCGGGCGACGGCGTCACGCAGTTCGAGCAGAATGGGAACAAGTTCGCGGCGGAACCTGGCAAGCCATTCGCCATTGGATTCGCCAGGGTACGGCTTGAACGCCGCTTCGTCGTCCCGCTTGTTCAGGGTGGTGCGCGCCTCACGATAAGCGGTATCCATCCGTCCGGCGGAATAACTGTTCATGCTCACGCCAATCAGCACGGGCACTTGGGAGTACCGCTTCGCTTCCTGCACAATTCTGGCCGCCATTTCGGTTGACCTGAGCCGTCTCAGTTCGGGGTTGCGCGTCTTGGGCAAATGCCAGAACAGGACAATTTCCCCCGGCTGCATCGAAACCACGAGGGAATCCGGCACCGCCCCGCTCACCCGGTGCATGGCTTCCACGAGGTTGACGAACGCCTGATGCTTCTGGATGGAGTCCATCTCAAAAGCGGCCTGACTGGCGAGGTCCGGCTGTGCGACGATAACGGCCGTCGGCAATTCGCTCAGGCCGATGGCCTTTGCCCGGGCCAGCGCCTCGGGCATGGAGAAATTCCGGCCACTCACGAGCCAATCGGCAAACTCCCGCTCCAGATAGACATGCATGCGCAAGAGCTGCTTCTCCTGCTCGAGCAGCGCAGTCATGTTCTCCCACAGGTCGCCGAGGGTCCGCGCGGCGTTCTCCAGGACCCGCACGATGGCACGCAACTCGGCATTGCTCACGGAGGCCAGTTCGCGGCAGGTCTCTTCCAGTTCCTCCCTCTCCAGGTCCCCGACATCCTTGACGCGGTTCCAGATGTCGTCGAAACCGCCGCGCAGCCTGCCGGGCTGAAACAACTGCCCCGTAAGGATGCGGCCTACGTATTCTCCTCGAACCACGATGGGCACGACGATGTCCGTCAGGCCCGCGTGACACTGATAGACCTGCGTGCGTTTGGTCCGCTCCGCGCGCGCGATCCAACTGACGTCACAGTTCCAGCACCGGCGGCTGCCTTCCGAAAACCGGCGCAACAGGGCACAGAACCGGCGCATGCGCGCGGTCTGCATCTTGGTCTGCTCCGCCAACTGCTCGATTTCATCCCGGACGAGGTTCTGCATGCGGCTCTCAGTCGCGGGTCCGTGCAGTTCGCTATCGCCGAAATACACGGACATTCCCCCCAGCCCGGCGTTGTCCGCGAAAAGACTCAGGTATTCGATGAGAAAGGAACATGCTGGAGTGACATGCTGTTGGACTCGCTCCAAGGCTTCCTGCATGTTCAACCTCCTCGGAACCTCAATGCTCGAAACCGGCACCCGCGCGGCACGCGGTCTCCGTCCGCCCACATGCTTCGCTGGTCGCTGTCCTTGACTCATAGCCGTATTCCGCCTCGGATGGTTAGCATTTCAAACATCTGCTTAGCATTTTACAGCAGCCCCCCTGCCGAACATACCATTTCGCGTCCCCGGAAGGTCAGCAGGGGCGAGAAGGCAAATTCATGGGACAAAGGATGAGGCTTGCCGGCGAGGCAAGCCTGCCGGGGCAGAAGCGGGCGCAAAAGGGGTCCGCGCTTGAAGCGTTACCTGGGGCCTTCTGGGGCAAGGAAGCCTTTGGGCGGGTTGGCGGGGGGCTTGTAGGTGAAGGGTTCGGCGTCGGGCATGGTGCGGACGCCAGTGGTGAACGTGTAGGGTGCCTCGGGGAGAGGGCCGGGAAAGCTGAGTTCGACGAAGTAGGCAATCCAGCCGGCGCCGGGGGGCTGGACGTTGGCGCGGTAGAGGCCGGGTTCCAGGGGGGCGACGGCGGAGGGCGCGTAGGTGGCGGTCACGCCGCGGAAGTCGCGCTTTTTGGGGTTGTGGGCTTGCCAGAGGGTTACGGCGGCGGGCTGGGGCAGGGATCCATCGGGGTAGGGCACGAGGCGTACGAGTATGGCGCCGTCGTCTTCGAATACGAAAGTGTAGCTGGGCATGGGCAGGTCCGCGGCAATGGCGTAGTAGAAGGAGGTGACGCTGCCGAGGGCCGTGTCGTTCAGGGGGTGGCCGGCGTTGGGGACGTAGCGGAGCCATTTCGGGCCCTGGAGGCCGTCCCAGTAGAACTTGGAGGAATCGGGAAGGAAGAACTGGTCATTGGCGGCATTCATGACGAGCTTGGGCATGGTGAGGCGGTCCCGGTAGGCGTAGGGGTCGACGATGCTCATGAGGGACGCGTTTTCGGGCGTGTCGAGCCAGTCAAGTACGCGCAGGGCGGCGTAGTCGCCAACGGCAACCGACCAGTGTCCGTAGACGGCGCAGTGATGGTGGAAGGATTCTACGACGTTGAGCAGGTCGATAACGCAGGGGATGATGGCGCGCACGCGGTTATCAACGATGGCCGTGGTCCAGGTGGTCCAGCCGCGCTTGGACCCGCCGGCAACCACGAAGTCGCGGACGGCGTGCCCGCCGCCCGCTTCGGAGGCGCAGAACGCCTGGACGGTGTCCATGGCGCGGACGGCGGCCTTGGTCATGGGCAGGCGCGCGGGCCATTCTTCGTCGCCGGTACGGAGGTATTTGTCCCAGGTGTATGCGATCATGCCGTCTTCGGAGCGCGGCCAGCCCATGGCATCCGCGAACACGAGGGGCTGGTTGGGGACCATGAAAATGGAAGCAGTGATTGTCCTGGTGGCGCGCGCAATCTTCTTGACGTCGGAATCGGGCCCGCGGGGCGGTGCGCCGGGCCGGTTGCTGCCGCCGTCCACGAAGAGCAGAGCGGTGGGATAGGCCACGGTTTCGGGCACGGTGACGGTCAGCCAGTGTTTCCAGACGGGCCGGTCGACCTCGGCGGCGGTGCGCCACTGCTGCGAGGTGAGGTCGATTGTGTAGGAAGTAAGCCCTTCTTCTTGCTCTGTCTGGACGAGTTCCCACGCGTAGTTCGAGTCGGGCTTGGCGACGTAGCGGTCCAGGGCCGTCGGATTGGCGGACTCCCGGGCGTAGGGATAGGACGGGGGCGCATCGGGCCTGGCGGCGGCCGCCACGCACAACACCAGCACACACAGGAACCATTGGACAGCGTGTTTACACATGGACTCCCCTTCCATCCAGCGCACGGGCTGGTACTTCGTCACGCGGAGCAGGATGCACACTCAGACCGCGCAAGGGCGGCGTCCGTTTCAAGTTGAATGGTCCTGCCCCGCGCGCAAGGTCTAACGGAAGAGCACGGGCAGGATGCCCGCACCACGGTTGAATCCCGGGGCGCGCGAAAGGCATGCGGAGAGATGGGGCCACGCAGCTTTCGGGAGCGGGACACGTCATCGTCGTGATATTGCCTAAGTAATTCATTTGTAACAGGTTATGCAAGATCCGACCCCAGTTCTCGGGTAAGATCGTTGACAATAGGGGGATTTTCGTGTAATAATTGAATTATAGCATTGGGAGCGCGGGGGTCTTTAGCGCAAGAACAGGGGTAGTACGTTTTCGCCGCCGCAGCCAGCCTGAGTACGGCAGGAACGGAGGATTTGTCCAGGGCTGTCGGTGGCCGGTAGTTCTGTCGTCAGTATGTTGCTTCTATCCACCGCGCGCTGAGGGGAGATATGCATCATGGCTGAGGAGAGGTGCAGGGTAAGCGTGGTGGTATGCACTTACAACCGGGCGGAGAGCCTGTCCCGGTGTCTTGAGAGCGTCATGCATCAAGAGACGGGGGGCACGTTTACGTACGAGGTCGTCGTCGTCGACGACGGTTCCACGGACCATACGGCCAAGGTGGTGGTGCAAGCGCAGGCGGCCGGCGGCGCGCCGGTCCGCTACGTGCGCAACTGGGAAGGGGGCGGCGTGGCGGCGGCGCGGAATCTTGGCGTAGAAGCGGCGAGCGGGGACTGGGTGGCCTTCTGCGACGACGACCAGCGCGCCGCGCCGGATTGGCTGAAGGAGCTGCTGCGCGTGGGATGGGAGCGCGGGGCACGATGCGTGGGGGGCGGCATCCGCGCCGACCTCCCGGAGGACGTACGAGCGCGGCACGGTCGCATCTGCATGGACCTGCTGGGCGAGCACGCGTATGAAGGCGCGCCGTTCGTCTTCGCCGGCCATGATTTGCCATCGACGGGTAATCTGCTGGTCGCGAAAGAGGTGTTCGACGAGGTGGGCGGCTTCGACACGGGCACGGACAGCGGCGAAGACACGGAGTTCCTGGCGCGCGTTCAACGCGCCGGCATCGCCGTCTGGGCGGCGCCTGCGTCGCTTGTCTGTCACCAGGTGCCGGAATACCGGCTCGGCCCCAAGTACCTGCGCTGGGTTTCGCGGCGCTGGGGCGTGCACTTTGCGCTGGTGGACGCAAGACACCGGGGCTGCCGCGCGACGGTTCTCCGCGGCATTGCGCGGCTGGGCCAGGCGGGGGTCATCTTCCTGCCCCGGGCGTGTTGGGCGTGGCTCCGGCATGACCGCGCCGCCTTGTGCGACCAGTTCTGCCTGCTATGGCGTACGGAAGGGTACGTGCGCAAGTGCCTGAGCCTGTGCGCGCCGGTGCTGCTGGCGCAGCCGCGCTTCTTCGCGGCGCTGCGGTTCCGGGCGGAGCGGCGCCTTTTTACGCCGGAGCTAGGGCCGCCGCGGCGTCCCGGCGTCGCTTGAGTTCGCGCCAACTCGTCACCACGATACCTTCCGCCTCGACGGTGGCGCGCACTTCGGGGTCCGTGATGGCTTCGGTATCGCCGACGCGGGAGTCGCCCGAGTCTTCAAGCAGGCGCAAATCGTCCGCGGGCAGCGCGCAATGCAGCAACACGACGGTGATGCCCGGCCTCAAGGCGCGCAGGAACATCATCAGGCGTTTCTTCTTCTCCTCGCGGGGCCACCCGAGCGCATCGGCGTGGATGCGGTCCACGACAGGCAAGCCCGCGTCCCAGACATTCGAGACCAGACTGCCCGGAACGGCGGGAAACTCGTAACAAGGCGTTCCGCGCACCTTGCAGGCCGCTCGCCGGGCGAGCAGGGCCAGGCGCCGGGCGCGGGAAGCCGGGCCGACGGCAGCCAGCACGGGGACGCCCGCCGCGGCGCCCGCGCGCGCGTATCGGTCGAAAAAGTCGGCGCGCAGAAACGCCGTTCCCATGTGCGCGTCCAGGTGCGTGATGGGTATGCCAAGCTCGCGGCCCGCCTCGGTCTGCGCGCGAATCTCGCGCGCGACTTCCTCCGGAGTGGCGTGAGCCGCCACATCGCGGGCAGAGGGCCAGAAGAAACCCTCGGGGCCGGCGAGGCCCGGCGCGTCTTCGGGCAGCGTGAGCGGGCGCCAGCGGAACGAGCCGAATTCCGAGGTGAGCGTGAGGTGAATGCCCGCGTCGGCATCGGGGCGCGCTTGGAGGTAGGCCGCGATGGCTTCGGCGCCGGGGCAAGGGGTCATGACGCTGCACGACCGGGCGAGCCCGGCTTCGAGCGCTGCGATCACGCCCAGGTTCGCAGCCCGGCACAGACCGGCGTCATCGACGTGGAAAAGAACCACGCGGGCGTCGCCGTGCCAGCCGAGCCGCGCCGCGCAGTTCCGCATCGCATTCATGCCCCCATGAGGCCGTTGCCGCGGCTCAGTGCCAGAAGTGCGCCGCGGCATTTGCCTTCATCGCTTCAATCAGGCTCCGCTGCTCATCGGCCGTGAGCCGCTTCTGGAGCCTGGCCAGGTACTGCTGCCAGGAGAAAGCGAGCATCCGCACCGCGCCCTGCGCGACCGCCTTGGCCGACCACGTCAGGCTAGGGTCGTGCTTCGGCATGACGCCAATCAGGTGCGGGGCCGCAACGGTCTTCTCCGAACGGTCGGGCCGGATCAGACGCACGGCGCCGTCCATCAGCAAATACCCCTTCGACTGGCAGCGTTCGCCCACGCCGAAGATCTCCTCGCCGTCGCGGAACCGCGCTTCGTCCGCGATCCAGGGGAAGATGATGCAAATCTTCAGGCGCAGCCCGTCCTCCAGGCCTCGGAACAAAGGCAAGTCAAGCAATACCTGCCCGCCGAAGCGGTCCCAGACGAGCTGTTCGATAGCCTCCATCAGCGCGTTGTAGCCGCTTTCCGGCAGCGCCTCCCGCGCCATGTCATAAAAATCCTCCCACTGAAACTGGAGCACCGACGCGTCGCCTTTCGCGCACACCGTGGCCGTGCGCGTATCGCAGAATTTGAACTGCGACATCTCCCCCAGGAGCGTGGGCGCGGGCAGGACCACCGGCCCGCCCGTCTGCCGCTGAATCTCGACGCTGCCCTCGATGAGCACATAGCCGCTGTCGAAACCCAGGTGCCCTTGCTGCATCAGCGTTTCGCCGTCGGCGAGGTCCCACCGTTCGGAAGTGTCCAAGAACACGCGCGCCACCCGCTCCCGGGCATCATCGGGCAACCCGCGCAACAGGGGCAAGGACAGGACTCGTTGGAGTTCACCCGCTTCACTCATTCCGCGTCTCCCTCTCTTGAAGGCCTGCGCGCGCCGGGCCTTTCGCCGCGAACCGCACCCGAAAACCGCGATGCGGGTATGATATGATGACGCCTTCAACCGGAGCAACAGCGCAGGAGGCGCCACGCATGGACACGACCGGACAAGACGCACGCAGGCGCCCCTCGGGCAAACAACTTACCCTGCACAAGATCCTTGCCTACGCCGTGAAGAAGGGCGCGTCGGACATACACCTCAAGGTGCCGCGCCCGCCTATCGTCCGCATCGACGGCGAAATCCGATTCGCGGGCGAAGTGCCACTGACGCAAGAGCACATGCTCGGCTACCTCGACGAAATCATGACGCCCGAACAAAAAAACCGCTTTCTCGAGACCGGCGACGCCGACCTCGCCATCAGCATGTCCGGCATCGGCCGGTTCCGCGTCAACTGCCTGAAACAGCGGGGCAGCGTCGCGATCATCATGCGCCACGTCAAGGGCAAAGCCCCCGACCTCTCCAAACTGCACCTGCCCATGGGGCCCGTCGAGCGCATCGCCGACATGCGCCGCGGCCTCATCCTCGTCACCGGCACCACCGGCAGCGGCAAATCCACCACTCTCGCGGGCATTATCGACATCATCAACCGCAACCAGTCCGTGCACATCGTCACCCTCGAAGACCCGATCGAGTTCCTCCACGAAGACAGGAAAAGCAGCGTCATCCAGCGCGAAGTCGCCATCGACACCCGCGACTTCAAGACCGCGCTGCGCGCCATGATGCGCGAAGACCCCGACGTCATCCTCATCGGCGAAATGCGCGACACCGAGACCTTCCAGGCCTGCATCTCCGCCGCCGAGACCGGGCACCTCGTCTTCAGCACCCTCCACACCACCAACGCCATGCTGACCATCGACCGCATCCTCGACCTCTTCCCGCCCGACCAGCACCAGCAGGTCCGCTCCCAGCTTGCCCTGCAACTGCGCGCCATCATCTCCCAGCGCCTGCTCCCCAACCTCGAAGGCACCGGCCGCGTGCCCGCCATCGAGATCCTGTTCATGACCCCCGCCATCGCCCAGCTCATCCGCGAAAACGCGCTCAAACAAATCCCCAACGCCATCGCCGGCGGCAAAGAAGAAGGCATGCAGACCTTCAACATGAGCCTGGTCCAACTGGTGAACGAAGGACTCATCAGCGAACAGGAAGCCGAACTCGCCTCCGACAACGCCGAAGAACTGCGCATGAACCTCAAAGGCATCTACCTCAGCCAGGGACGCGGCGGCATCCTCAAACGCTGACCCACGCGGCCGGTGTGGGCGCTGAATGGTCCTGCGCCCCCTCTCCCCCATTCCCCGCTCCCTCTGGGCTTGTTCTCATGCCGGGGATGTGAAAGAATTCCCCTTCACACGGAAACCGGGAGTCTCACGACATGCGATATGGTGTCTTGTTCGTCTCATTGACCCTCGCGTTCGCCGCGGCGGCGGACCCCGCCGCCCCGCAATGGTACAAGGGCGTCACCCACGTGCATAGCCTCTGGAGCGACGGCGACATGTCGCCCGACCTCGTCGCCGCGTGGTACAAGGACCACGGCTACCACTTCATGTGCTTTACCGACCACAACGTGCTTCAAGAAGGCGAACGCTTCATTTCCATCGTGCCTGACACCAAGCTCAGCCCGGAACGCGTCGAGATGATCCGCGCCCGGTTCGGCGACGATTGGCCCGACATCAAGACGGAAGGCGGGAAATCGCGGATGCGCCTCAAGACCCACGCGGAATTGAGCGCCTACTTCAACGAGCCCGGCAAGTTCCTGCTCGTCCAGGCCGAGGAGATCACCTCGCTCGGCGGCGCGCCCCACGTCAACGGACTCAACCTGCGCGAACCCATCGTCGGCAAGAAAGGCGAGGTCGCCGACCTGCTCAACCGCTACCTCGACGCGGTCCACGCCCAGCGCGAACAATTCGGCATCCCCATGGTCGCCCACGTCAACCACCTGAACTGGTCCGACGGCGTCACGACCGAGGAGATGCTCGCCGCGCGGCGCCTGCGCTTCTTCGAAATCTATAACGGCCACCCGGGCGTGCGGCAATGGGGCAGCCCCGACCGCGGCATGCCCGGCAACGACCGCCACTGGGACGTGATTCTCTCGCTGCGCATGGCGGCCGAGCCCGATTTCATCCTGTACGCCTTCGCCACGGACGACAGCCACGAGTACTTCGAGTGGGGCGGCGACAAGGTCAACCCCGGACGCGGCTGGATCATGGTCCGCGCGGAACAACTGGACGCCAACAGCCTGATCGAGGCCATCGAGCGTGCCGACTTCTACGCCTCCACGGGCGTCACGTTGAACGATGTGCAGTGCGACGGCGCGTCGCTGCGCGTCGACATCGCCGCCGAGCCGGGGGTGACTTACACTACGCAGTTCATCGGCACGCGCAAGGGATTCAACCCGGAGTCAACCGAGTTCAAGAACGCCCAAGGCGAAACACCCGACACCGCCTCGCGCGTCTACAGCGGCGACATCGGCGTCGTCCTGCTCGAAACGGCGGCCAATCCGGCGGTCTACCCGTTCACCGGCGACGAACTCTACGTCCGGGCAAAGGTGGTCAGTTCCAAACCGCAGGAAAACCCCGTTCGCGAAGGCGACCCGCAAATCGCCTGGGTGCAGCCCGTGCGCGTCGCGCGCTGACCCGCCTACTCCGTGCCGAAGGGCTTTTCCTGGCCGTTGCGCGTGCGCAGTCCGCGCACCATCAGGCCGGGACGCCCCAGACTCTGCCCGG
Proteins encoded in this region:
- a CDS encoding PocR ligand-binding domain-containing protein; translated protein: MQEALERVQQHVTPACSFLIEYLSLFADNAGLGGMSVYFGDSELHGPATESRMQNLVRDEIEQLAEQTKMQTARMRRFCALLRRFSEGSRRCWNCDVSWIARAERTKRTQVYQCHAGLTDIVVPIVVRGEYVGRILTGQLFQPGRLRGGFDDIWNRVKDVGDLEREELEETCRELASVSNAELRAIVRVLENAARTLGDLWENMTALLEQEKQLLRMHVYLEREFADWLVSGRNFSMPEALARAKAIGLSELPTAVIVAQPDLASQAAFEMDSIQKHQAFVNLVEAMHRVSGAVPDSLVVSMQPGEIVLFWHLPKTRNPELRRLRSTEMAARIVQEAKRYSQVPVLIGVSMNSYSAGRMDTAYREARTTLNKRDDEAAFKPYPGESNGEWLARFRRELVPILLELRDAVARDDRQAVGRVFEMMLRMLNTCPAQDCDARRLLFTEMVYCFLDGLRETRCCETEVERIKLDYMRSFSGLRTMEDITGWFRSALAGTVFNVEAVCMSPEERAVAQACVMVGKGLGHTLNRKQIALAVGMSESHFGAVFHNVMGVPFREYVQLARIAQAQRLLLEPGKSVSEVAGDVGYADMSSFSRAFARTCGVSPTIYRRSPRAHKPVTVPRKVCATQA
- a CDS encoding PhoPQ-activated pathogenicity-related family protein, which produces MCKHAVQWFLCVLVLCVAAAARPDAPPSYPYARESANPTALDRYVAKPDSNYAWELVQTEQEEGLTSYTIDLTSQQWRTAAEVDRPVWKHWLTVTVPETVAYPTALLFVDGGSNRPGAPPRGPDSDVKKIARATRTITASIFMVPNQPLVFADAMGWPRSEDGMIAYTWDKYLRTGDEEWPARLPMTKAAVRAMDTVQAFCASEAGGGHAVRDFVVAGGSKRGWTTWTTAIVDNRVRAIIPCVIDLLNVVESFHHHCAVYGHWSVAVGDYAALRVLDWLDTPENASLMSIVDPYAYRDRLTMPKLVMNAANDQFFLPDSSKFYWDGLQGPKWLRYVPNAGHPLNDTALGSVTSFYYAIAADLPMPSYTFVFEDDGAILVRLVPYPDGSLPQPAAVTLWQAHNPKKRDFRGVTATYAPSAVAPLEPGLYRANVQPPGAGWIAYFVELSFPGPLPEAPYTFTTGVRTMPDAEPFTYKPPANPPKGFLAPEGPR
- a CDS encoding SUMF1/EgtB/PvdO family nonheme iron enzyme, with the translated sequence MSSVDFDGDMPTFVNLRAEVVLGDRFRLVRKIGAGGMGEVWLAEDHTLDNRPVALKMLRPELAEDAAAIVNLKREVVITRELRHPHIVGVFDFHQQGELGFVSMEYVAGKPLSACLGAREGPFPLGEVLPWARQLADALDYAHGRKVLHRDVKPGNMLLADDGTVKLVDFGIARVIKDTETRRTGHATSGTLAYMSPQQVMNEKAHRNDSRNDVYSFSASLYELLSGEPPFAGGDLSLQILRKPPEPIEGVPEHVNTALLAGLAKEIERRPATCAALIHDFSGAAAEARRQEQAARRVREEEQRKRGEDGRQRSKAGPRAAWALLAIAAVFVALILVVRYSGQRKPGDVQTVDLGGGVTLELVWIPAGTFTMGSPASEAGRNDDEAQHQVTLTQGFWMGKHEVTQGQWERVMGNNPGHFTGDPRLPVEQVSWGDCQEFLERLNSRVSGGFRLPTEAQWEYACRAGTTAPFHFGETISTEQANYDGNYAYGSGRQGTYRGKTAEVGSFPANAWGIYDMHGNVSEWCSDWYASDYYQRCPGNDPENGAKNAYRVLRGGSWDTQPRFCRSAYRFWDAPEGRENGRGLRLVRVPAP
- a CDS encoding prepilin-type N-terminal cleavage/methylation domain-containing protein, whose amino-acid sequence is MGTREKGFTLIELLVVIAIIGILAAILLPALARAREAARRASCQNNLKEWGLIFKMYANEAPGEGFPPLQMTYEQTYQGWDYGWPPVPYSVELVQALGPCVSAVYPEYLTDPNIIICPSDSKFTSDSLKNRTSGDYEFHIPFNRGGESNDRGVSLIDGSYQYLGWLLDRIADDYPTRTWGSSPLLAWFPWVPGGARVPAQLLDLLDYVFFQKLLEAMAVPASQADTLVRKTASGDVPVNFGNGNGGLETIYHLREGVERFLVTDINNPAASAEAQSTVPVMWDVVSTVVSAYNHVPGGSNILYMDGHVDFNRYPAVPPLQKNLATALGAFAKNGEDAN